From Salinibacterium sp. ZJ450, one genomic window encodes:
- a CDS encoding class E sortase, whose translation MSDTSLRPRRSKRGASKAASKRGASGRRPSRALGVVGVLGELLITAGVLVFLFLGWYFGVHDAQQRAEQNETAAAMSDQWTVPKPTAAPEPEPAVVPAPEFGEGYAVLKVPRFGSDYATVIAEGAVLSVLEQHIGHFEGTAQPGEIGNFAVAGHRTTWGRPLNLIHELVPNDALVVETADGWYTYRYRSGEIVKPQATDVLLPVPRQPGVEPTEAMITLVACHPMFSARERFIGYGALESFTPRVDGPPASLAAPDGA comes from the coding sequence ATGTCTGACACGTCGCTACGGCCCCGCCGAAGCAAGCGGGGTGCCTCCAAGGCGGCCTCGAAGCGGGGTGCGTCTGGGCGGCGTCCGTCGCGCGCGCTGGGCGTGGTCGGAGTGCTCGGCGAGCTGCTGATCACCGCGGGCGTGCTGGTGTTCCTCTTCCTCGGCTGGTACTTCGGCGTGCACGACGCGCAGCAGCGGGCCGAGCAGAACGAGACCGCCGCGGCGATGAGCGACCAGTGGACGGTTCCCAAGCCCACCGCCGCACCGGAGCCCGAACCGGCAGTGGTACCGGCGCCGGAGTTCGGCGAGGGCTACGCGGTGCTGAAGGTTCCGCGCTTCGGCAGCGACTACGCGACGGTCATCGCCGAAGGAGCCGTGCTCAGCGTGCTCGAGCAGCACATCGGGCACTTTGAGGGCACCGCGCAGCCCGGCGAGATCGGCAACTTCGCCGTGGCAGGGCACCGCACCACCTGGGGCAGGCCGCTCAACCTCATCCACGAACTCGTACCGAACGACGCGCTCGTGGTGGAAACTGCGGACGGCTGGTACACCTACCGCTACCGGTCCGGCGAGATCGTCAAACCGCAGGCGACGGACGTGCTGCTCCCTGTCCCCCGCCAACCCGGCGTCGAACCCACCGAAGCGATGATCACGCTGGTCGCGTGCCATCCGATGTTCTCAGCCAGGGAGCGCTTCATCGGCTACGGCGCCCTCGAATCATTCACGCCACGCGTCGACGGGCCGCCCGCCTCGCTCGCCGCCCCGGACGGAGCCTGA
- a CDS encoding site-specific DNA-methyltransferase → MNGLNWTNDGPDLIVHGDNLPALEQLPDASFRLIYLDPPFNTGRPQKRQTITTVRSATGTRVGFKGRSYDTIKGTLYGYDDSFADYWEFLEPRLLEAWRLLDDRGTLYLHLDYREAHYAKVVLDALFGRECFLNEIIWAYDYGARATKRWPSKHDTILVYVKNPATYYFDNEAVDREPYMAPGLVTPEKAERGKLPTDVWWHTIVSPTGKEKTGYATQKPEGVLRRIVQASSAPGDWVLDFFAGSGTTGAVAGKLGRRFMLVDANPDAIEVMRSRLGSAEVVTLG, encoded by the coding sequence GTGAACGGGCTGAACTGGACAAACGATGGCCCTGACCTCATCGTGCACGGCGATAACCTGCCGGCGCTCGAACAGTTGCCCGACGCATCCTTTCGTCTGATCTATCTCGACCCGCCGTTCAACACCGGCCGGCCGCAAAAGCGGCAGACGATCACGACCGTGCGCAGCGCCACCGGCACCCGCGTCGGGTTCAAGGGCCGCAGCTACGACACCATCAAGGGCACCCTGTACGGCTACGACGACTCGTTCGCCGACTACTGGGAGTTCCTGGAGCCGCGGCTACTCGAGGCCTGGCGCCTGCTCGATGACCGGGGCACGCTCTACCTGCACCTGGACTACCGCGAGGCGCACTACGCCAAGGTGGTGCTCGACGCGCTGTTCGGCCGGGAGTGTTTCCTGAACGAGATCATCTGGGCATACGACTACGGCGCCCGCGCCACCAAGCGCTGGCCGTCGAAGCACGACACGATCCTGGTTTATGTCAAGAACCCGGCCACGTACTACTTCGACAACGAGGCGGTCGACCGGGAACCGTACATGGCGCCCGGCCTGGTGACGCCGGAGAAGGCGGAGCGCGGCAAGCTGCCGACGGATGTCTGGTGGCACACGATCGTGTCGCCGACAGGTAAAGAGAAGACCGGCTACGCCACGCAGAAGCCCGAGGGCGTGCTGCGTCGCATCGTGCAGGCCTCAAGCGCTCCCGGCGACTGGGTGCTCGACTTCTTCGCCGGCAGCGGCACCACCGGCGCGGTTGCCGGCAAGCTCGGCCGGCGGTTCATGCTGGTCGACGCGAACCCCGACGCCATCGAGGTGATGCGGTCGCGCCTGGGCTCGGCCGAGGTGGTCACGCTGGGCTGA
- a CDS encoding ATP-binding protein, which produces MDALDRDIPDIDPARPTVVMMCGVAGSGKTTYATALEQRGFVRLSIDEAIWAAVGRDGAELDAAVYEEHKRAAQRMLDGELLRLLAGGRSAVLDYSFWQKTTRDRYKALIEQGGGRWELVYLRVPAEILRRRLARRNQLTGANAVSVSEELLDRYLAGFEAPLGEGERVIEQS; this is translated from the coding sequence GTGGATGCCTTGGACCGCGACATCCCGGACATCGATCCGGCCCGCCCGACCGTCGTGATGATGTGCGGTGTCGCCGGGTCGGGGAAGACCACCTATGCGACCGCCCTCGAACAGCGAGGCTTCGTGCGCCTGTCCATTGATGAGGCGATCTGGGCGGCGGTCGGCAGGGACGGCGCCGAGCTGGATGCCGCCGTATACGAAGAGCACAAGAGGGCGGCCCAACGGATGCTCGACGGTGAACTGCTGCGGCTGCTCGCCGGCGGGCGATCCGCGGTGCTGGACTACAGCTTCTGGCAGAAGACCACGAGGGATCGCTACAAGGCGCTCATCGAACAGGGCGGCGGCAGGTGGGAGCTGGTCTACCTGCGGGTGCCCGCCGAGATCCTCCGACGACGGCTCGCGCGGCGGAACCAGCTGACCGGCGCCAACGCAGTGTCCGTGTCCGAGGAGCTGCTCGATCGTTATCTCGCCGGGTTCGAGGCCCCGCTCGGCGAAGGTGAGCGGGTCATCGAGCAGTCCTGA
- a CDS encoding HAD-IIA family hydrolase: MRNRGEIECWLTDMDGVLVHENSALPGAQELIQQWRNDGTPFLVLTNNSIFTPRDLSARLRSSGLDVPEESIWTSALATADFCASQMPGGSAFVIGEAGITTALHEAGFIMTETDPDYVVVGETRNYSFEAITKAIRLIINGARFIVTNPDATGPSAEGPLPATGAIAALITKATGKDPYVVGKPNPMMFRSAMNRIGAHSENTGMIGDRMDTDIVAGIEAGLHTILVMTGISDEAEMARYPFRPDEVLSGVHELLAVEPYDSDL; this comes from the coding sequence ATGCGAAACCGAGGCGAGATCGAGTGTTGGCTGACCGACATGGACGGCGTGCTGGTACACGAGAACAGTGCCCTGCCCGGCGCCCAAGAGCTGATTCAGCAGTGGCGAAACGACGGCACGCCGTTCCTGGTGCTGACCAACAACTCCATCTTCACGCCGCGTGACCTGAGCGCCCGGCTGCGGTCATCCGGGCTCGACGTTCCCGAAGAGTCGATCTGGACCTCCGCGCTCGCCACCGCCGACTTCTGCGCCTCGCAGATGCCCGGCGGATCCGCCTTCGTCATCGGCGAGGCGGGAATCACCACCGCGCTGCACGAGGCCGGCTTCATCATGACCGAGACCGACCCCGACTACGTGGTGGTCGGCGAGACCCGCAACTATTCGTTCGAAGCGATCACCAAGGCGATCCGGCTGATTATCAACGGCGCTCGCTTTATCGTGACGAATCCGGATGCCACGGGGCCCAGCGCTGAGGGACCTTTGCCTGCAACCGGGGCGATTGCCGCCCTGATCACCAAGGCCACCGGCAAGGACCCGTATGTGGTCGGCAAGCCGAACCCGATGATGTTCCGCTCGGCGATGAACCGGATCGGCGCGCACTCCGAGAACACCGGCATGATCGGCGATCGGATGGACACCGACATCGTCGCCGGCATCGAGGCCGGCCTGCACACCATCCTGGTGATGACCGGCATCAGCGATGAGGCCGAGATGGCGCGGTACCCGTTCCGGCCCGACGAGGTGCTCTCCGGCGTGCACGAGCTGCTGGCGGTCGAGCCGTACGACTCCGACCTCTAG
- the pyrE gene encoding orotate phosphoribosyltransferase codes for MTDVRQQLIDYIASDAVFHGDFTLTSGKKATYYVDMRKVSLDYRVAPLIGQVMVDLIKDIDDVYAVGGMTMGADPIAAAILHQGASLGRNYHAFVVRKEPKDHGRGKQVEGPDLAGKRVIVLEDTSTTGGSPLAAIEALKKVGAEVVGVAVVVDRNTGARERIEAAGYPYFAAIGLADLGLDG; via the coding sequence GTGACTGACGTACGGCAGCAGCTTATTGACTACATCGCAAGTGACGCCGTTTTCCACGGTGACTTCACCCTGACGAGCGGCAAGAAGGCGACGTACTACGTCGACATGCGCAAGGTGAGCCTCGACTACCGGGTCGCGCCGCTGATCGGCCAGGTGATGGTCGACCTGATCAAAGACATCGACGACGTATATGCGGTCGGCGGCATGACCATGGGCGCCGACCCGATCGCGGCCGCCATCCTGCACCAGGGTGCCAGCCTCGGCAGGAACTACCACGCCTTCGTCGTGCGCAAGGAGCCCAAGGACCACGGCCGCGGCAAGCAGGTGGAGGGCCCCGACCTCGCCGGAAAGCGCGTCATCGTGCTGGAGGACACCTCAACCACCGGCGGATCGCCGCTCGCCGCCATCGAGGCGCTGAAGAAGGTCGGCGCCGAGGTGGTGGGCGTCGCCGTGGTCGTCGACCGCAACACCGGCGCCCGCGAACGCATCGAAGCGGCCGGCTACCCATACTTCGCCGCGATCGGCCTGGCCGATCTGGGCCTGGACGGATGA
- a CDS encoding exodeoxyribonuclease III: protein MRVATWNVNSIRTRAGRVVDWLVREDIDVLGMQEIKCKPEQFPVQLFEEAGYEVIAHGTNQWNGVAFASRLPMTDVATHFEHQPGFLKGEEGPDLPIEARAMGVTVGELRLWSLYVPNGRALGDPHYTYKLDWLNALRTATIERLAAEPRLPLALMGDWNIAPTDVDNGDPTVIEGISTHVSPEERAAFASYAEIGMQDVVRPHVPEGLFTYWDYKQLRFPRNEGMRIDFILGSPGFAELVTDASIHRNERKGTTPSDHVPVVVDLAIDEDDDDRPMIF, encoded by the coding sequence ATGCGTGTTGCCACCTGGAATGTGAACTCGATCCGTACCCGCGCCGGCCGTGTCGTGGACTGGCTGGTGCGCGAGGACATCGACGTGCTCGGCATGCAGGAAATCAAGTGCAAGCCGGAGCAGTTCCCGGTGCAGCTGTTCGAGGAGGCCGGGTACGAGGTCATCGCGCACGGCACCAACCAGTGGAACGGCGTGGCGTTCGCCAGCCGGCTGCCGATGACGGATGTCGCCACCCACTTCGAGCACCAGCCGGGCTTCCTGAAGGGTGAGGAAGGTCCCGACCTGCCGATCGAGGCGCGCGCGATGGGCGTCACCGTCGGAGAGCTGCGGCTGTGGAGCCTGTATGTGCCGAACGGGCGGGCGCTGGGCGACCCGCACTACACGTACAAGCTCGACTGGCTGAACGCGCTGCGCACCGCCACCATCGAGCGGCTGGCCGCCGAGCCGCGCCTGCCGCTCGCCCTGATGGGCGACTGGAACATCGCGCCCACCGACGTGGACAACGGCGACCCGACCGTGATCGAGGGCATCAGCACCCACGTCTCACCCGAGGAACGCGCCGCGTTCGCCTCATATGCCGAGATCGGCATGCAGGATGTCGTGCGTCCGCACGTTCCCGAGGGGCTGTTCACCTACTGGGACTACAAGCAGCTGCGGTTCCCGCGCAATGAGGGCATGCGGATCGACTTCATCCTCGGCTCGCCCGGCTTCGCCGAGCTGGTGACGGATGCCTCGATCCACCGCAATGAGCGCAAGGGCACCACCCCGAGCGACCACGTGCCCGTCGTGGTCGACCTGGCGATCGACGAGGATGACGATGACCGCCCGATGATCTTCTAG
- a CDS encoding type II toxin-antitoxin system VapC family toxin, giving the protein MIVDSSALIAIARQEPDAATYARALARSEASFLSAANYVEAAIVVDRSHDPIASRAFDDLLSLASIRIEPVTVEQARIARDAYRDFGEGSGHPAGLNFGDCFAYALAKDRGQPLLFKGDDFSQTDVQSALDS; this is encoded by the coding sequence ATGATCGTCGACTCCTCTGCGCTGATCGCCATTGCGCGCCAGGAACCGGACGCTGCAACCTACGCTCGGGCGCTGGCCCGGTCGGAGGCAAGCTTCCTGTCGGCGGCGAACTACGTCGAGGCGGCGATCGTGGTCGACCGCTCCCACGACCCGATCGCGAGCCGGGCATTCGATGACCTCCTGAGCCTGGCCTCGATCAGAATCGAACCGGTCACCGTCGAACAGGCGCGTATTGCTCGCGATGCGTATCGCGATTTCGGCGAGGGCAGTGGACATCCGGCCGGTCTCAACTTCGGCGACTGTTTCGCCTACGCCCTCGCCAAGGACCGCGGACAGCCCCTTCTTTTCAAGGGCGATGACTTCTCACAGACCGACGTGCAGAGCGCACTGGACAGCTGA
- a CDS encoding AEC family transporter, whose translation MSGVLTGFGVIAAIILVGYIVGRSGVLGVHAQPVIARTVFYVLSPFLLFTVLADASVEQLFSPLLVVSLIAALICFALFAVVAVFVWKRPVPEATIGSVAAGYVNANNIGIPVSVYVLGDAAYSAPVVLLQLLVFTPVILTILDVRTGGRTTVARVLLQPLRNPIIIGSALGLIVALTGLQLPAPVMEPFRLIGAAAVPVMLISFGMSLHGQRILQAGSGRRDVVLASAIKLAIMPAVAWLVGRVLFGLEGQALFAVVVLAALPTAQNVFNYAQRYDRGVIIARDTVFITTFGSILVLLAWTALLH comes from the coding sequence GTGTCTGGCGTTCTAACGGGGTTCGGTGTCATCGCCGCCATCATCCTGGTCGGTTACATCGTCGGACGCAGCGGCGTCCTCGGCGTGCACGCCCAGCCCGTGATCGCCCGCACCGTGTTCTACGTGCTGTCCCCGTTCCTGCTGTTCACGGTGCTGGCCGACGCCTCGGTCGAGCAGCTGTTCTCTCCGCTGCTCGTGGTGTCGCTGATCGCCGCGCTGATCTGCTTCGCGCTTTTCGCGGTGGTGGCCGTGTTCGTCTGGAAGCGTCCGGTGCCGGAAGCGACCATCGGCTCCGTGGCAGCAGGCTACGTGAACGCCAACAACATCGGTATTCCAGTCTCGGTATATGTGCTCGGCGATGCGGCGTACTCCGCCCCGGTGGTCCTGCTGCAGCTCCTGGTGTTCACCCCGGTGATCCTCACCATCCTCGACGTGCGCACCGGCGGACGCACCACGGTTGCCCGGGTGCTGCTGCAACCGCTGCGCAACCCGATCATCATCGGATCGGCGCTCGGACTGATCGTCGCGCTCACCGGGCTGCAGCTGCCGGCCCCGGTGATGGAACCATTCCGACTGATCGGCGCCGCGGCGGTTCCGGTGATGCTGATCAGCTTCGGGATGTCGCTGCATGGCCAACGCATCCTGCAGGCGGGATCCGGTCGACGTGACGTGGTGCTGGCCTCGGCGATCAAGTTGGCGATCATGCCAGCCGTGGCGTGGCTGGTGGGACGTGTCCTGTTCGGGCTTGAGGGGCAGGCGTTGTTCGCGGTGGTGGTGCTGGCGGCGCTGCCCACCGCGCAGAACGTGTTCAACTACGCGCAACGCTATGACCGGGGCGTGATCATCGCCCGCGACACCGTGTTCATCACCACGTTCGGGTCGATCCTGGTGCTGCTGGCCTGGACGGCCCTGCTGCACTAG
- a CDS encoding PadR family transcriptional regulator, protein MSLQHAVLGVLEAREMSGYELTQFFEASARWVWTAPQSQIYPLLAKMAKEGLISGEEQVRGSKLKRTSYSITEAGLTELRRWLAEPHSEPSVRDPFLLQTLFLDTIPAADAEAVLRAHIAEVRERLEQWAAHRARLAAIDTPLIRERLARRDPADHDRIVQLKTHVFDYLIDTATHRIEWAEQAIEIVRQPTRV, encoded by the coding sequence ATGTCCCTGCAGCATGCGGTGCTCGGCGTGCTTGAGGCACGCGAAATGAGCGGTTATGAGCTCACCCAGTTCTTTGAGGCGTCCGCCCGCTGGGTGTGGACCGCGCCGCAGAGCCAGATCTACCCCTTGCTGGCGAAGATGGCCAAAGAGGGACTGATTTCGGGCGAGGAACAGGTGCGCGGCAGCAAGCTGAAGCGCACCTCGTACTCGATCACCGAGGCGGGGCTGACCGAGCTGCGCCGCTGGCTGGCCGAGCCGCATAGCGAGCCGAGCGTGCGCGATCCGTTCCTGTTGCAGACCCTGTTTCTCGACACGATCCCCGCGGCCGACGCCGAGGCCGTGCTGCGCGCCCATATCGCAGAGGTGCGCGAGCGGCTCGAGCAATGGGCCGCGCACAGGGCACGCTTGGCTGCCATTGACACTCCGTTGATTCGGGAGCGACTGGCGCGTCGCGACCCGGCCGATCACGACCGAATCGTGCAGCTGAAGACGCATGTTTTCGACTACCTCATCGACACCGCGACGCATCGGATCGAGTGGGCTGAACAGGCGATCGAGATCGTGCGGCAGCCGACTCGTGTCTGA
- a CDS encoding class II aldolase/adducin family protein — protein sequence MSLNHPSELREAGAVVAAFGLSDAFGHLSVRSSAHALTITPPVPLSLLTDQDEYPELSLDATELPPAAPKEAWIHLAIAEARPEVGAICRAQPPAVAALVAAGQPVLALNGHGSFLGETVPVYPDSRLIRDADSASRVSETLGESTAVILRGNGAVTTGPDIANAVALMWVLEKTAQLNLAALGAGTPHPLPLDEQSWWRDRATELLPRIYTYLTNTYRKGQ from the coding sequence ATGTCGCTGAACCACCCGTCCGAGCTGCGCGAAGCCGGCGCCGTTGTCGCCGCGTTCGGCCTCTCCGATGCCTTCGGCCACCTGTCAGTGCGCTCCTCCGCGCACGCTCTCACTATCACCCCGCCGGTTCCTCTCTCGCTGCTCACCGACCAGGACGAATACCCGGAGCTCAGCCTGGACGCCACCGAGCTTCCGCCGGCCGCCCCGAAGGAAGCCTGGATCCACCTCGCGATCGCCGAAGCGCGACCCGAGGTCGGCGCGATCTGCCGCGCTCAGCCCCCGGCCGTCGCCGCTCTGGTCGCGGCGGGCCAGCCCGTGCTGGCGCTGAACGGGCACGGCTCGTTCCTCGGCGAGACGGTGCCGGTGTACCCGGACTCCCGCCTGATCCGCGATGCGGATAGCGCCAGCCGCGTGAGCGAGACTCTCGGCGAATCAACAGCGGTCATCCTGCGCGGCAACGGGGCGGTGACCACCGGGCCCGACATCGCCAACGCTGTCGCGCTGATGTGGGTGCTCGAGAAGACAGCCCAGCTGAACCTCGCCGCACTCGGTGCCGGCACGCCGCATCCGCTGCCCCTCGACGAACAGTCCTGGTGGCGCGATCGTGCCACCGAACTGCTGCCTAGGATCTACACCTACCTCACCAACACCTACCGAAAGGGTCAATGA
- a CDS encoding VOC family protein, whose translation MIEITDIAYVRSGSADVDAAVRFAVDIVGMQYAGNDNGVHYLRADHRHHCLAFVEGEAGVLSSGLTLKDEDALRLAETELTLAGVKVVRGTTEEARSRRVSSFISFDDPWGNRFDLVVGQVYDADTVHWGRQAGIIEFGHLCVDAPDVKAAYEWWSSLFNIKISDWIGDWAALMRFDPVHHKLAVFKGSEPGLCHINFQVESLDDVMRSWNFLLEQGVEIEQGPGRHPQSTAIFLYFKGPEGLTYEYSYGVRRIEDDATWQPRTFDPLHPKSIDMWGGVTQRVQTQKQIRRPLDSSELQEA comes from the coding sequence ATGATCGAAATCACCGACATCGCGTATGTGCGATCAGGATCGGCGGATGTCGACGCGGCTGTGCGTTTCGCCGTGGACATCGTCGGCATGCAGTACGCCGGCAACGACAACGGCGTGCACTACCTCCGCGCCGACCACCGTCACCACTGCCTCGCCTTCGTCGAGGGTGAAGCGGGCGTACTCAGCTCCGGCCTCACGCTGAAAGACGAGGACGCCCTGCGGCTTGCCGAGACCGAACTCACGCTCGCGGGCGTGAAGGTCGTGCGCGGCACCACCGAAGAGGCGCGCTCACGCCGCGTTAGCAGTTTCATCAGCTTCGACGACCCCTGGGGCAACCGCTTCGACCTGGTCGTCGGCCAGGTCTACGACGCCGACACGGTGCACTGGGGGCGGCAGGCCGGCATCATCGAGTTCGGGCACCTTTGCGTCGACGCGCCGGATGTCAAGGCGGCCTACGAGTGGTGGAGCTCGCTCTTCAATATCAAGATCAGCGACTGGATCGGCGATTGGGCGGCGCTCATGCGCTTCGACCCGGTGCACCACAAGCTGGCCGTGTTCAAGGGCAGCGAGCCAGGGCTCTGCCACATCAACTTCCAGGTCGAGTCGCTCGACGACGTGATGCGCAGCTGGAACTTCCTGCTCGAGCAGGGCGTCGAGATCGAGCAGGGCCCGGGCCGCCACCCGCAGTCCACCGCGATATTCCTCTACTTCAAGGGGCCGGAGGGGCTCACCTACGAGTACTCGTACGGCGTGCGCCGGATCGAGGATGACGCCACTTGGCAGCCGCGCACCTTCGACCCGCTGCACCCTAAGTCGATCGACATGTGGGGTGGCGTCACGCAGCGCGTGCAGACGCAGAAGCAGATCCGTCGTCCGCTCGACTCGTCCGAACTGCAGGAGGCGTAA
- a CDS encoding tautomerase family protein translates to MPLVEISIAEGRTEEQLRDLMGRVHTAIEEWGAPGQSVRVLVREVPPALWLSGGVTLAEKAAAK, encoded by the coding sequence ATGCCGCTCGTTGAGATCAGCATCGCCGAAGGGCGTACCGAAGAGCAGTTGCGCGACCTGATGGGCCGTGTGCACACAGCCATTGAGGAGTGGGGTGCGCCGGGCCAGAGTGTCCGCGTGCTGGTACGGGAGGTGCCGCCCGCGCTGTGGCTGTCCGGTGGAGTAACCCTCGCCGAGAAGGCCGCCGCCAAGTAA
- a CDS encoding FAD-binding oxidoreductase encodes MATDTTAAAAIRDRLDGIVLLPGEPGYDTARTVWNAMIDRRPRMVVRCASARDVVTAIRTARELDVEIGVKCGGHSVVGHSVPDGGLMIDLTPMGGVRIDPERRTAHVQGGALLRALDREAQQHGLATTAGNVSHTGVGGLTLGGGMGWLARRFGLTCDNVASFEMVTADGEVVRASEDENPDLDWGLRGGGGNFGVVTDFELRLHPVDGRTLFAALSFPLEEGQSVLSRWRDLSAEAPREATFTALITPDGTVSVGFIWVGDPDQGRLLLPSLRALGRPTSEQLIEKSYVDLQRMDDTGRRGGTARRYWKGHYLKSLQEGAIEALLMRGTADGHGDMPPNASLQAYGGAIADVADEATAFSHRDTLFEYVASTGWTDPAEDETRMAGARRSAAALEPFASGLYVNAIADEGAAGVRRAYPPGKLGRLQTLKAKYDPHNVFHLNANITPA; translated from the coding sequence ATGGCCACTGACACCACCGCCGCGGCCGCCATCCGAGACCGGCTCGACGGAATTGTGCTTCTGCCGGGCGAACCCGGGTACGACACCGCACGTACCGTCTGGAACGCGATGATCGACCGGCGGCCGCGCATGGTCGTCCGCTGCGCAAGCGCCCGGGACGTGGTGACGGCGATCCGTACCGCCCGTGAGCTGGACGTCGAGATCGGCGTGAAGTGTGGCGGCCACAGCGTGGTCGGCCACTCGGTCCCGGATGGCGGGCTGATGATCGACCTCACCCCGATGGGTGGCGTGCGGATAGACCCGGAGCGTCGGACAGCCCACGTGCAGGGAGGCGCATTGCTCCGCGCGCTCGACCGCGAGGCGCAGCAGCACGGGCTGGCCACCACGGCCGGCAACGTCTCGCACACCGGCGTCGGTGGCCTGACCCTCGGTGGCGGGATGGGCTGGCTGGCGCGCCGGTTCGGCCTCACCTGCGACAACGTCGCCTCCTTCGAGATGGTGACCGCCGACGGCGAGGTCGTGCGGGCCAGCGAGGACGAGAACCCCGACCTGGACTGGGGGCTGCGCGGCGGAGGCGGCAACTTCGGCGTGGTGACCGACTTCGAGCTGCGGCTGCACCCGGTAGACGGCCGCACCCTGTTCGCTGCGCTGTCCTTTCCGCTTGAGGAGGGTCAGTCGGTGCTCAGCCGCTGGCGCGACCTCAGTGCCGAGGCGCCGCGTGAGGCGACCTTCACCGCGTTGATCACGCCGGACGGCACCGTGAGCGTCGGCTTCATCTGGGTCGGCGACCCGGACCAGGGTCGGCTGTTACTGCCGTCACTGCGTGCGCTGGGTCGGCCCACGTCGGAGCAACTGATCGAGAAGTCGTACGTCGACCTGCAGCGAATGGACGATACGGGCCGCCGGGGCGGAACGGCGCGCCGGTATTGGAAGGGCCACTACCTCAAGTCCCTGCAGGAGGGGGCGATCGAGGCCCTGCTCATGCGGGGCACCGCCGACGGTCACGGCGACATGCCCCCGAATGCGTCCCTGCAGGCCTACGGCGGCGCCATCGCCGACGTCGCCGACGAGGCCACTGCCTTCAGCCACCGCGACACGCTGTTCGAGTACGTCGCGTCAACCGGGTGGACCGACCCGGCCGAGGATGAGACCCGCATGGCGGGCGCCCGTCGCAGTGCGGCGGCGCTGGAGCCATTCGCCAGCGGGCTGTACGTCAACGCGATCGCCGACGAGGGAGCCGCCGGCGTCCGGCGCGCGTACCCGCCCGGCAAGCTCGGACGACTCCAAACGCTGAAAGCCAAGTACGACCCGCACAACGTGTTCCACCTCAACGCGAACATCACGCCCGCCTGA